In the Syngnathus scovelli strain Florida chromosome 16, RoL_Ssco_1.2, whole genome shotgun sequence genome, one interval contains:
- the cep112 gene encoding centrosomal protein of 112 kDa isoform X6 produces the protein MHQNEGSLEKLNSELNSFVVEMKPYVLKHPNKTERQHCASWVKKLCEPATCSSSLASHENRNLHARLLLHMLKRGLLEGPFASKPQRGSLKSLPAYMSIYFDEPPIGGSLECSKVTLPDWVASELVDGTHDNLAIPLREDKSASAPSTAFPRSGQVTETPREAGASGPREPLAIREAKAQVDMGQTSPANSNPEARFNGWNPAMENPKYLREKMIPLSPIFKSSSVRSATLTDDVHLRLLESKQVDLKVLESKHQEEKLRMQQRHEADVDQILHQRNVELDELKSRYRAQQKESEEMIHKLKWKVQSVLKESEVIRESKDKQIAELKKMTDLSADGLKNEWEKKLLASVAEVEKEKFQLQKQHTDNIQELLESTKRRLAKMEADYYAHSQSTAQTLHELEQQVAEQVAQTEKSNASLHKAMREKAQLEVALAAVGAQLHEANTRLAALHKEKDEQSVSFEETLRKFRAKSEADVERLRGEHALAAAKATEVMEDFEKILAELKQQLLVSEHQHQTQVRDQDLKAQEEKAKLQISYDKKVLVLHNEAEEERSQAKMKIDKLEEALKDAKKQLDESRESHKLHLRRADAALEQLRSRVKLSSDQAEAQLKLQMEKMEEELQHSRCLRENQSKEFSLQLDAIRQKHQQQMGEQRMQHEQEQARLRQQHCAQKDSLVLERQREVRSLESRARAALHAHQERSQEWRKRDGQESTIQRWALQERRVSIQKRQSPRSFLSWRPSCGFCARSCGRPAASTSAS, from the exons ATGCACCAAAATGAGGGGTCCCTGGAAAAGCTGAACTCGGAATTGAATAGTTTTGTTGTGGAGATGAAGCCATATGTCCTCAAACACCCCAACAAGACCG AGCGCCAGCACTGTGCTTCGTGGGTCAAGAAGTTGTGCGAGCCGGCAACGTGTAGTTCAAGTCTAGCGAGTCACGAGAACCGCAATCTGCATGCCCGTCTGCTTCTTCACATGCTTAAGAGAGGCCTCCTGGAAGGCCCATTTGCCAGCAAACCGCAACGCGGCAGCCTCAAGTCACTACCCGCTTACATG tcaatttacttTGACGAGCCACCCATCGGAGGTTCGCTGGAGTGCAGCAAGGTGACTCTACCTGACTGGGTGGCGTCAGAGCTGGTTGACGGCACCCATGACAATTTGGCTATCCCCTTGCGAGAAGACAAAAGCGCTTCGGCTCCAAGCACGGCTTTTCCCAG GTCCGGCCAGGTGACTGAGACCCCGCGAGAAGCTGGCGCCTCCGGCCCACGCGAGCCCTTGGCCATACGCGAGGCCAAAGCG CAGGTGGATATGGGACAGACGTCTCCCGCCAACAGCAACCCAGAGGCTCGCTTCAACGGCTGGAACCCAGCG ATGGAGAACCCGAAGTACCTGCGAGAAAAGATGATTCCCTTGTCGCCT ATTTTCAAGTCCAGCTCGGTTCGGAGTGCCACCTTAACGGATGATGTGCACTTGCGGCTGCTGGAGAGCAAGCAG GTGGACCTCAAAGTGTTGGAGTCCAAACATCAGGAGGAGAAACTAAGAATGCAGCAGAGACACGAGGCCGATGTTGACCAA ATCCTGCACCAAAGGAACGTGGAGCTTGATGAGCTAAAGAGTCGCTATCGGGCCCAACAGAAGGAATCTGAGGAGATGATCCACAAACTCAAGTGGAAAG TTCAAAGTGTACTAAAGGAATCCGAGGTCATCCGCGAGAGCAAAGACAAGCAGATTGCAGAGCTGAAGAAGATGACAGATCTGAGCGCCGACGGCTTGAAAAATGAGTGGGAGAAGAAG CTGCTTGCATCAGTGGCCGAGGTGGAGAAGGAGAAGTTCCAATTGCAGAAGCAGCACACGGACAACATCCAGGAGCTGCTGGAGAGCACCAAGAGGAGGCTGGCCAAGATGGAGGCCGACTATTACGCCCATTCGCAATCCACC GCACAAACGCTGCACGAGCTGGAGCAGCAAGTGGCAGAGCAGGTGGCCCAAACGGAGAAGAGCAACGCCTCACTTCACAAGGCCATGCGGGAGAAGGCCCAGCTGGAGGTCGCCCTCGCCGCTGTCGGTGCCCAACTGCACGAGGCCAACACAAG ACTGGCGGCCCTCCACAAAGAGAAGGACGAGCAGAGCGTGTCGTTTGAGGAAACCTTGCGCAAGTTCCGAGCCAAAAGTGAGGCCGACGTCGAGCGTTTACGTGGCGAGCACGCGCTGGCTGCAGCTAAG GCCACTGAGGTGATGGAGGACTTTGAGAAGATACTGGCTGAACTCAAACAGCAGCTCCTCGTCAGTGAACATCAGCACCAGACACAAGTACGG GATCAGGATTTGAAGGCCCAAGAGGAAAAAGCCAAGTTACAGATCAGCTATGACAAAAAG GTTCTGGTGCTGCACAATGAGGCAGAGGAAGAGAGGAGCCAAGCCAAGATGAAGATAGACAAGCTAGAGGAGGCTCTCAA AGACGCCAAAAAGCAGCTGGACGAAAGTCGGGAGAGCCACAAGTTGCACCTGCGCCGGGCTGACGCGGCGCTGGAGCAGTTGAGGAGCCGAGTGAAGCTCAGCTCCGACCAGGCCGAGGCCCAACTCAAGCTGCAG ATGGAGAAGATGGAGGAGGAGCTGCAGCATTCCAGATGCCTCCGTGAAAATCAGTCCAAAGAGTTCTCCCTGCAACTAGACGCCATCCGACAAAAACACCAGCAGCAG ATGGGTGAGCAACGCATGCAACACGAGCAGGAGCAGGCGCGCCTGCGACAGCAGCATTGCGCCCAAAAGGACAGCCTGGTCCTGGAGCGCCAGCGGGAGGTGCGCAGCCTGGAGAGCCGGGCCAGGGCCGCCCTGCACGCGCACCAGGAGCGTAGCCAGGAGTGGAGAAAGCGCGACGGCCAG gaaagtacaatacagcgctgggcccttcaagagcggagagtctccattcagaaaaggcaaagtccaag ATCATTTCTGAGTTGGAGGCCCAGCTGCGGATTTTGCGCGAGGAGCTGCGGGCGACCCGCGGCCAGCACGAGCGCCAGTTAG